In Jeotgalibaca arthritidis, a single genomic region encodes these proteins:
- a CDS encoding F0F1 ATP synthase subunit gamma, whose protein sequence is MASLIDIKKRIASTKKTSQITSAMQMVSASKLTRVEQQVRNYQMYAKKIREIVTHIAGSQLMFLEEHGHVAAQEQQDIDFNDLLIRRPVKRTGYLIISSDKGLAGSYNSSILKATRDMILQDHQTSDEYVIISIGETLANDLKKSGIHVEYVVSDLSDQPSFNEVTQVVSQAVKHFHDAVFDELYVCYNHHVNALTSQFHVEMMLPLGDLDHEEVEEHEIDYLFEPTEGDILEVLLPQYAESLIYGAIIDAKAAEHASRMTAMKSATDNAKDLIDQLTMEYNQLRQAAITQEINEIVGGAQALD, encoded by the coding sequence ATGGCTTCTTTAATTGATATAAAAAAAAGAATTGCATCAACTAAAAAAACCAGTCAAATAACTAGTGCGATGCAGATGGTTTCTGCCTCTAAGCTAACTCGTGTTGAACAACAGGTTCGAAACTATCAAATGTATGCGAAAAAAATTAGAGAAATTGTGACACATATTGCAGGCTCTCAGCTGATGTTTCTTGAAGAACATGGTCATGTTGCCGCACAAGAACAGCAAGACATTGATTTTAATGACTTGTTAATTAGACGACCCGTTAAACGGACCGGCTATTTAATTATTTCATCAGATAAAGGGCTGGCTGGTAGTTATAACAGTTCTATACTGAAAGCAACACGTGATATGATTTTACAAGACCATCAAACATCTGATGAATACGTCATTATCTCAATTGGTGAAACACTTGCTAATGATTTGAAAAAAAGCGGGATTCATGTTGAATATGTCGTTAGCGATTTAAGTGATCAACCTTCCTTTAATGAAGTCACGCAAGTGGTTTCGCAAGCAGTGAAGCATTTCCATGATGCTGTATTTGATGAACTGTATGTTTGTTATAATCATCATGTCAATGCATTGACATCACAATTTCATGTGGAAATGATGCTTCCTTTAGGTGATTTAGATCATGAAGAAGTAGAAGAGCATGAAATTGATTATCTGTTTGAACCAACTGAAGGTGACATTTTAGAAGTATTATTACCGCAGTATGCGGAAAGTTTAATTTATGGTGCCATTATTGATGCAAAAGCTGCTGAGCATGCATCACGTATGACGGCCATGAAGAGTGCAACAGATAACGCAAAAGACTTGATTGATCAATTGACAATGGAGTATAACCAATTGCGACAAGCTGCCATTACTCAAGAAATTAATGAAATTGTTGGCGGTGCACAAGCACTCGATTAA
- the atpA gene encoding F0F1 ATP synthase subunit alpha has product MAIDKDNLHSLIKERISSFQSVPEMEEIGKLTYVGDGIARATGLQDVMSGELLEFSNGAIGMAQSLEKDDVGIVIFGEFETIHEGDVVKRTGRIMDVPVGDALIGRVVNALGQPIDGQGAILTTKKRPVESEAPSVMDRQSVAEPLQTGLKAIDALVPIGRGQRELIIGDRRTGKTTIAVDAILNQRGKDVICIYVAIGQKESSVRNLTEMLRQQRAMDYTIVVSASASQPAPMLYIAPYAATAMAEEFMNQGKHVLIVYDDLSKQAAAYREMSLLLKRPPGREAYPGDVFYLHSRLLERSAKLSDEMGGGSITSLPIVETQAGDISAYIPTNVISITDGQIFLESDLFFSGIRPAISAGLSVSRVGGAAQVKAMKKVTGTLRLDLASYRELEAFTQFGSDLDVSTQQRLNRGHRTVEVLKQDLHKPIAVENQIVILYALTHGFLDTVPVRDLKRFEKELFNYMNISHSSLMKHIVETKSLPDEEELSAVIKDFVETFVPHN; this is encoded by the coding sequence GTGGCGATAGATAAAGATAATTTACATTCTTTGATAAAAGAACGAATCAGCTCTTTTCAATCTGTTCCAGAAATGGAAGAAATTGGAAAACTGACCTATGTCGGTGATGGGATCGCTAGAGCGACTGGTTTACAAGACGTTATGAGTGGCGAGCTCCTAGAATTTTCAAATGGTGCCATTGGTATGGCACAAAGTTTGGAAAAGGATGACGTCGGAATTGTTATTTTTGGTGAATTTGAGACCATTCATGAAGGTGACGTTGTTAAGCGTACTGGACGTATTATGGATGTTCCAGTTGGAGACGCTCTAATTGGTCGTGTCGTGAATGCTTTGGGACAACCAATTGATGGACAAGGTGCTATCTTAACGACTAAGAAACGCCCTGTTGAGAGTGAAGCACCAAGCGTTATGGACCGCCAATCTGTAGCAGAACCATTACAAACAGGATTAAAAGCGATCGATGCTTTAGTGCCAATCGGCCGTGGTCAGCGTGAGTTGATCATTGGAGACCGTCGTACAGGGAAAACAACCATCGCTGTTGATGCTATTCTTAATCAAAGAGGAAAAGATGTTATTTGTATTTATGTGGCAATTGGACAAAAAGAATCATCCGTACGTAATCTAACAGAAATGTTAAGACAACAACGTGCGATGGATTATACCATTGTCGTATCAGCAAGTGCATCACAACCAGCTCCAATGTTATACATTGCGCCATACGCTGCAACAGCAATGGCAGAGGAGTTTATGAATCAAGGGAAACACGTATTAATTGTTTATGATGATTTATCAAAACAAGCAGCTGCTTATCGTGAAATGTCATTACTATTGAAACGCCCACCTGGCCGTGAAGCTTATCCAGGGGATGTTTTCTACTTGCACTCACGTTTATTAGAACGATCTGCTAAGTTAAGTGATGAAATGGGCGGTGGCTCAATTACATCATTACCAATTGTTGAAACACAAGCAGGAGACATCTCAGCTTATATTCCAACGAACGTTATCTCAATTACAGACGGACAAATTTTCTTGGAGAGCGATTTATTCTTCTCTGGTATTCGACCAGCTATTTCAGCAGGTCTATCTGTTTCTCGTGTTGGTGGGGCAGCGCAAGTAAAAGCGATGAAGAAAGTAACCGGTACATTGCGTTTAGATCTAGCTTCTTATCGTGAACTTGAAGCCTTTACACAATTCGGTTCTGATTTAGACGTTTCAACACAACAACGACTAAACCGTGGTCATCGAACTGTGGAAGTTTTAAAACAAGACTTGCATAAACCGATTGCTGTTGAAAATCAAATTGTTATTTTATATGCCTTGACACATGGATTCCTGGATACCGTACCAGTTCGAGATTTAAAACGATTTGAAAAAGAATTGTTTAATTACATGAACATTAGCCATTCAAGTTTGATGAAACATATTGTTGAAACAAAATCATTGCCAGATGAAGAAGAATTATCAGCAGTTATAAAAGATTTTGTAGAGACCTTTGTTCCTCATAATTAA
- a CDS encoding F0F1 ATP synthase subunit delta: MEREIIKDSSLKLFVTTFYNNIESSEVANKMAYELNQLRDNLLEVMEEEKDQAVIEQKLRIAVQFLSEPSLAFLSDIDTAAYVNAINLFDELHREDRKPVNITITSAVALTHEQRDRIIKAFRKKVENHHLYVKEVVDESVLGGVKLESDNYAFDNTLRTKLNGMKKYLLEDQ, translated from the coding sequence ATGGAAAGAGAAATCATTAAAGACTCCTCTCTGAAACTATTCGTTACAACCTTTTATAACAACATTGAGAGTTCAGAAGTTGCCAACAAAATGGCTTATGAACTAAACCAACTTCGCGATAACCTACTTGAGGTTATGGAGGAAGAGAAAGACCAAGCTGTTATTGAACAAAAATTACGAATTGCGGTTCAATTCTTATCAGAGCCATCATTAGCATTTTTATCTGATATTGATACAGCAGCTTACGTTAATGCGATTAATTTGTTTGATGAGCTGCATCGTGAAGATCGGAAGCCGGTAAATATTACCATTACATCAGCAGTGGCGCTCACTCATGAGCAACGTGATCGTATCATTAAGGCCTTTCGTAAAAAAGTTGAAAATCATCACCTGTATGTCAAAGAGGTTGTTGATGAATCAGTGTTGGGCGGAGTTAAATTAGAATCTGATAATTATGCATTTGATAACACACTTCGTACAAAACTAAACGGAATGAAAAAATATCTATTAGAAGACCAATGA
- the atpF gene encoding F0F1 ATP synthase subunit B, producing MTLGLILGASTTLGDSLVTLISFLLLFVVIKSVAWKPLMNMLAQREEAINADLDKAETARLSAEQQLAEVELQLREARTKANDTLSRAQAEGTEMQRAIVEEAKEDARRIRTQAEKEIDLERKQAFTSLRSEISEMSISIAEGIIGKELNVDDQNRLIEEFIKGLED from the coding sequence GTGACACTAGGCTTAATTTTAGGAGCTTCGACAACATTGGGTGATTCACTGGTAACATTGATTTCGTTTCTACTATTATTTGTTGTCATTAAAAGTGTTGCGTGGAAGCCACTAATGAATATGTTGGCTCAACGTGAAGAAGCGATTAATGCTGATCTTGATAAAGCAGAAACAGCTCGCCTAAGTGCTGAACAGCAACTAGCAGAGGTTGAATTACAACTTCGTGAAGCACGTACAAAAGCAAATGATACACTATCACGAGCACAAGCTGAAGGAACAGAAATGCAAAGAGCAATTGTTGAAGAAGCTAAGGAAGATGCTCGTAGAATTCGTACTCAAGCAGAAAAAGAAATTGATTTAGAGCGTAAACAAGCATTTACATCACTTCGTTCAGAAATTAGTGAAATGTCAATTAGTATTGCTGAAGGTATTATCGGTAAAGAACTGAATGTAGACGATCAAAATCGCTTGATTGAAGAATTTATAAAAGGATTGGAAGATTAA
- the atpE gene encoding F0F1 ATP synthase subunit C, with protein MNFIAAAIAVAGAAIGASLGNGKVISTTIEAIARQPELQSRLQTLMFIGVGLIEAVPIMAVVIAFLLIFQ; from the coding sequence ATGAATTTTATAGCAGCAGCGATTGCGGTTGCAGGAGCAGCCATCGGAGCTTCATTAGGGAACGGTAAGGTTATTTCAACAACAATCGAAGCGATTGCTAGACAACCTGAATTGCAAAGTAGATTACAAACGTTAATGTTTATCGGTGTAGGGTTAATTGAAGCTGTGCCAATTATGGCTGTAGTTATAGCATTCTTACTTATTTTCCAATAA